From the genome of Bactrocera oleae isolate idBacOlea1 chromosome 2, idBacOlea1, whole genome shotgun sequence, one region includes:
- the faf gene encoding probable ubiquitin carboxyl-terminal hydrolase FAF isoform X1 codes for MTFDTRGRQTGGGGGGTGNDNSNVGTANTNSNLNSNSGTTLGNTPGDGSAGGVNNGSVEQPTPSTVNPDATSQGGETTANNAIVDNITPEKLISSFPTLKLRSLTQKISNPRWVVPVLPEQELEVLLNAAIALTAAGVDHDCEPCVEFYRNALTTSFSKILTDEAVNSWKYNIHHCILLSCGKLLHLIAIHMPRDNPYLLDLLAMVFDPENKFNTFNAARQPSCFAAPEFLWGVLDANKMFAKPPPEPKNPRGWLVDLINRFGQLGGFDNLLERFNCGLQLLKKNQEQSGLDSSGSGLDLSSKTSKSSQASDESQDNKLTLALIFSLLRPFGQCSELLTPATIAKYFMPIWNVVLDLLDSFSDDELKREAKPEGRNDYINGIVKSARLLASRLPGQEDLIRDLEMFRLKMILRLLQVSSFNGKMNALNEINKVLSSVSYYSHRTQQLQHCLPDDEMDWLTAERMANWIKDSDVLGIVLKDSLHQPQYVEKLEKIIRFLIKEHALTLEDLDAVWRAQAGKHEAIVKNVHDLLAKLAWDFTPEQLDHLFESFQTSMTNANKRQRERLLELIRRLAEDDKNGVMAQKVLKLFWTLAHSQEIQPDVLDQALAAHVKILDYSCSQERDAQKIVWLDKCVQELKSGDNWVLPALRLIREICCLYDSLPSHAPRTQQTLNRQQVIERLQNDYTLVILVTNSLTTYMDKIRTMIAEMPNVEPNTLCIDGRYPHNMQIQERLDFLKFLLKDGQLWLCAEQAKQIWHCLAVNAVFPSDREECFRWFGKLMGEEPDLDPGINKDFFENNILQLDPQLLTESGIKCFERFFKAVNSKEDKLKAIHRGYILDNEDLIGKDYLWRVITTGGEEIANKAIDLLKEVSTALGPRLQESICDFHEMFIAECCERLRTHYSNIIILGKTIGNNSSNDPSQADADSKDIKDRFIEAEKMCRIIKVLQEYIKECDRSFNGDRYLLPLSRVTRGKNTSLYIRFQNPGRHIDDIEVTTHSNETVASFKRNLLKRIRGNSPANIKIDLFYNNGELIEISDEINPLYQYAIRDKMILTVKLTPVGPGLASSPDSSSDSSTGSPPRPCPDMQRVESESTLPGVIIAQNYKYTEFFVKLYQLGSDLDHGRLRESAKSLLHLLPCDWHTVKMLQTMCRVQGQLQGGANDIVSAAVTADAGTGSSAIPSSVKEEEAETVGVGNGSVVQNTTAFDGDQINLLECTPEMLFLHGTPAQVLYNLGVLNGLLIPALDPNGEAAMQVQSAWLHSGCAHFILELLTKNNFLPNADMNTKRAAFHCVLHLARLFLYTVGYVLSRVGDEPMLRDFDVGARSQVEILKQILNSIPNNSESTMRAISTKLAENLAAEMLSASAEGERCRILFSSTLQWSCPDIATIKAVIQLAWSSSCGNLQALGNKNDFANDITMPDAQDFAMCKEALEVLTISLVLNPSANEALNNDPIWPKFITSLILKNPSRHVRQIAADQLFLSCTYCAGDRRPFAYMVNLLVNSLKTLVPQYEATCAEFFQLLCRTLSYGSVCNWPLNIGDGLLTEEINWLQKIRENVIHTGDIQVHEDLLEGHLCLAKELMFFLSPETKAQLTDLIDEIIDIFLFPASREYLHLRKFNKLRNPTSPPPVCRSPHTIAAACDFLIALCQNCVPNMKLLTNTLIDFVCTDTDPLREWDFLPPVGPRPVKGFCGLKNAGATCYMNSVLQQLYMVPSIRVGILKADGAATIENEDFSGETDVASINSALFSSAGNGEDNSSGTDVRKNYHVVILKYVQAIFGHLGHSSLQYYVPRGLWAYFKLQGEPVNLREQQDAVEFFMSLFESLDEGLKALGHTQLMNATLGGSFSDQKICQECPHRYSKEEPFSVFSVDIRNHSSLTESLEQYVKGELLEGADAYHCDKCDKKVVTIKRLCVKKLPPVLAIQLKRFEYDYERVCAIKFNDYFEFPRVLDMEPYTVSGLAKLEGEVIEVGDNCQSNGVTTKYELSGIVVHSGQASGGHYFSYILSKNPSTGNEQWYKFDDGEVSECKMHEDEELKAQCFGGDYMGEIYDNNLKRMQYRRQKRWWNAYMLFYTRCDQKPIQFEPCVEQLSLAESRNFVLPLPKPIERSVRHQNVRFLHSKSIFSVEFFNFIKKLVSCSIPSTRPDKMTPAAEELSLLGVQLASQFLFHTGFRTKKSLRGPVIEWYDTLSHHIRFSSLVRKWFAANALLNPSSRLGEYILMAPSPEVRTVFVKLVVFFCHFAIADEPLAGYEGSNLCEQILISVLDLLKCEAVDYGKHLPHYFSLFSMYVGLGTPEKQQLLKLNVPFIFMQVALDEGPGPSIKYQYPELSKLHQVVSHLIRCSDISDKCQNSNQNAQPLENPFKDSNIRREELVPLSPECSDILFNRTGYIKKLIEDTAVGEEGIKLLQYCSWENPHFSRAVLTELLWQCGFAYCHDMRHHTELLLHILLIEDSWQHHRIHNALNGVAEEREGLLETIQRTKTHYQKRAYQIIKCLTQLFHKSQVALQMLNSNASIARHWTMAVEWLQDELDRQRSCQYNSYSWSPPAQSNDNTNGYMLERSQSAKNTCTMAYELCPEEEQEETNESDIEPTDESQRQQQQQQQQQQQIAQTLQAPGAGDALTSDTVPASPVHKPFMVGPVNSSSSTTGYWTAANTFAVDSHTTTTTTTSTTSSGGGVLTAVNSTEPQQQQQQQQANTDANINGLTSSVKQLTLSPKTSTSGGIGETTTTTVTTMMTGPDIENSKQAKLTGQQQQQTMAIMSPAFIQLQQQQQHQQPAAGVVTLAALTAATSSITTTTTTISISLPVNTIIATATTTTAATATIAPTTNTLISTLTAVAATKATTKLENGDNITAATTTTTTLNEQQSIT; via the exons ATGACGTTTGATACGCGGGGACGCCAGACAGGCGGGGGAGGTGGTGGTACCGGTAACGATAATTCAAATGTGGGCACGGCAAATACAAATAGCAATCTAAATAGTAACAGTGGCACAACCCTTGGGAATACTCCTGGCGATGGCAGTGCAGGAGGTGTTAACAATGGTAGCGTAGAACAACCTACACCTTCTACAGTTAATCCGGATGCAACTTCGCAGGGCGGAGAGACAACGGCCAACAACGCTATTGTGGACAACAT aaCGCCCGAAAAACTGATTTCATCGTTTCCTACGTTAAAATTGCGTTCATTAACACAAAAGATCTCAAATCCGCGTTGGGTGGTACCAGTGCTGCCCGAACAAGAGTTGGAAGTATTACTGAACGCAGCAATTGCGCTAACCGCAGCTG GTGTGGATCATGACTGCGAACCATGTGTGGAATTCTATCGCAATGCGCTTACTACTTCCTTTTCAAAAATCCTCACCGACGAGGCGGTCAATTCATGGAAATACAATATTCATCATTGCATTTTATTGTCATGCGGCAAGTTACTCCATTTAATTGCCATACATATGCCGCGTGATAATCCCTATCTATTGGATTTGCTCGCAATGGTCTTTGATCCGGAGAACAAATTTAACACATTTAATGCCGCACGTCAACCCAGTTGCTTTGCTGCACCGGAATTTCTTTGGGGCGTATTAGACGCTAATAAAATGTTTGCTAAACCACCGCCAGAGCCTAAAAATCCACGTGGCTGGCTTGTTGATTTAATCAATCGTTTCGGGCAGCTGGGCGGTTTCGATAATCTCCTAGAACGATTCAATTGTGGTTTGCAGCTGTTGAAAAAGAATCAAGAACAAAGTGGACTCGATTCGTCGGGATCTGGCTTAGATTTAAGCAGCAAGACTAGCAAATCATCACAGGCGTCCGACGAAAGTCAAGATAATAAATTAACACTGGCGTTGATATTTAGTCTACTACGTCCTTTCGGGCAGTGCAGTGAGCTATTAACACCTGCTACTATTGCCAAATACTTTATGCCAATTTGGAATGTGGTATTGGATTTATTAGATAGTTTCTCTGATGATGAATTGAAGCGTGAAGCGAAACCAGAGGGACGAAACGATTACATTAACGGTATTGTGAAGTCGGCACGTTTGTTGGCAAGTCGTTTGCCAGGACAAGAGGATTTGATACGAGATCTGGAAATGTTTCGTCTAAAAATGATACTGCGTCTACTACAAGTCTCCAGTTTCAATGGCAAAATGAATGCACTAAATGAAATCAATAAGGTGCTCAGCTCCGTTTCATATTATTCACATCGCACGCAGCAATTACAACACTGCTTGCCAGATGATGAAATGGACTGGTTGACGGCGGAGCGTATGGCT AACTGGATTAAAGACTCTGATGTGCTGGGTATTGTTCTGAAGGATTCACTACATCAACCACAATACGTGGAGAAGCTTGAGAAAATCATACGCTTTCTGATCAAAGAGCACGCATTGACGCTAGAGGATTTAGATGCAGTTTGGCGTGCACAAGCGGGTAAACATGAGGCGATTGTAAAGAATGTGCACGATCTCTTGGCGAAATTGGCTTGGGATTTTACACCCGAACAGCTGGATCATCTCTTCGAATCGTTTCAG ACCAGCATGACAAACGCTAATAAGCGTCAACGTGAACGACTGCTTGAATTGATAAGACGCTTGGCTGAAGATGATAAAAATGGTGTAATGGCACAAAAAGTATTGAAACTGTTTTGGACGTTGGCGCATAGTCAGGAAATACAACCAGATGTATTGGATCAAGCTTTGGCGGCACACGTAAAAATCTTGGACTACAGCTGTTCGCAGGAGCGTGACGCGCAGAAAATCGTCTGGTTGGATAAATGTGTACAAGAATTGAAGAGTGGTGATAATTGGGTGTTGCCCGCTTTACGTTTAATACGTGAAATCTGTTGCCTATACGATTCTTTGCCCAGTCATGCACCGCGTACACAGCAAACACTTAATCGTCAACAAGTCATCGAACGTTTGCAAAACGATTATACTTTGGTTATTCTGGTGACAAATAGTTTAACAACGTACATGGATAAAATACGCACGATGATTGCTGAGATGCCGAATGTAGAGCCGAACACATTATGTATCGATGGAAGATATCCAcataatatgcaaatacaagAGCGCTTAGATTTTCTTAAGTTCTTACTGAAGGATGGGCAATTATGGTTGTGTGCCGAACAG GCTAAGCAAATTTGGCACTGTCTGGCGGTGAACGCTGTATTCCCAAGTGATCGTGAAGAGTGTTTTCGATGGTTTGGCAAATTAATGGGCGAAGAACCTGATTTGGATCCTGGCATAAATAAAGACTtcttcgaaaataatattttacaactcGATCCGCAATTGTTGACTGAGAGCGGCATCAAATGCTTCGAACGCTTCTTCAAGGCTGTCAACTCCAAGGAGGATAAATTGAAAGCAATACATCGCGGTTATATACTTGACAATGAGGATCTCATTGGTAAAGATTATCTGTGGCGTGTAATTACGACAGGTGGCGAAGAAATCGCCAATAAGGCTATTGATCTGCTAAAAGAGGTTTCGACAGCGTTAGGACCGCGCCTGCAGGAGAGTATTTGTGATTTTCATGAAATGTTCATTGCCGAATGCTGCGAACGACTGCGTACACATTAcagtaatataattattttgggCAAAACGATTGGCAACAACAGTTCAAATGATCCTAGTCAAGCGGATGCCGATTCGAAGGATATTAAGGATCGTTTTATTGAAGCTGAGAAAATGTGCCGTATTATAAAagtattgcaagagtatataaAAGAATGTGATCGTTCATTTAATGGCGATCGCTATCTATTGCCCCTTAGTCGGGTGACACGCGGCAAAAATACTAGTCTCTATATACGCTTTCAAAATCCCGGCCGACACATTGATGATATTGAGGTGACAACACACAGTAACGAAACGGTGGCCTCATTCAAGCGTAATTTATTGAAACGCATCAGAGGCAATTCACCAGCCAACATTAAGATCGATCTATTTTACAATAATGGTGAACTAATTGAGATTAGCGATGAGATCAATCCACTGTATCAGTATGCCATACGCGATAAAATGATACTCACAGTCAAGTTGACACCAGTCGGTCCAGGGCTGGCCAGTAGCCCCGATTCATCGAGCGATTCTAGCACCGGCTCACCGCCACGTCCCTGCCCCGACATGCAACGCGTCGAGTCAGAGAGCACCTTGCCCGGTGTGATCATCGCACAGAATTACAAATATACCGAGTTTTTCGTGAAGCTCTATCAACTGGGCAGCGATTTGGATCATGGTCGGTTGCGTGAGAGCGCAAAATCCTTGTTACATTTACTGCCATGTGATTGGCACACCGTAAAGATGCTGCAAACCATGTGTCGCGTGCAGGGACAGCTGCAGGGTGGCGCCAATGACATTGTTAGTGCAGCGGTGACAGCGGATGCTGGCACTGGCAGTAGCGCTATACCAAGTAGCGTTAAAGAGGAAGAGGCTGAAACGGTGGGCGTAGGCAACGGTAGTGTTGTGCAAAATACAACCGCTTTTGATGGTGATCAG ATCAATCTGCTGGAATGCACACCTGAGATGCTATTTCTGCATGGCACACCCGCACAGGTGCTTTACAATTTGGGTGTATTGAATGGTTTGCTGATACCAGCTTTGGATCCCAACGGCGAGGCGGCAATGCAAGTGCAATCGGCTTGGCTACATTCGGGTTGCGCACATTTCATACTCGAGctgttgaccaaaaacaatttCCTACCCAATGCCGATATGAATACGAAACGTGCGGCATTTCATTGTGTGCTACATCTGGCTAGATTGTTCCTCTACACGGTGGGTTATGTGCTGTCACGTGTCGGCGATGAGCCGATGCTACGCGATTTCGATGTAGGCGCACGTTCACAAGTTGAAATACTTAAGCAAATACTAAATTCGATACCGAACAATTCGGAGAGCACCATGCGCGCCATCTCTACAAAATTGGCTGAAAATTTAGCCGCGGAAATGCTTTCGGCCAGCGCCGAAGGTGAACGTTGTCGCATACTATTCAGCtcgacactacagtggtcctGCCCAGACATAGCGACCATTAAGGCTGTTATACAATTGGCTTGGTCATCATCGTGTGGCAATCTGCAAGCGCTTGGCAATAAAAATGACTTTGCCAATGATATTACAATGCCGGATGCGCAGGATTTTGCCATGTGTAAAGAGGCGCTCGAAGTGCTAACCATTTCATTGGTACTTAATCCCAGTGCTAATGAGGCATTAAACAACGATCCGATTTGGCCCAAATTCATTACATCGCTGATATTGAAGAATCCATCGCGTCATGTACGTCAAATCGCCGCCGATCAGCTATTTCTCTCGTGCACTTACTGTGCCGGCGATCGTCGTCCATTCGCTTATATGGTTAATTTGCTGGTGAATTCACTGAAAACGCTCGTACCACAATACGAGGCAACTTGTGCCGAGTTCTTTCAACTGCTCTGCCGCACACTCTCCTATGGCAGTGTGTGCAATTGGCCGCTGAACATTGGTGACGGCTTGCTAACCGAGGAGATCAATTGGCTGCAGAAGATACGCGAAAATGTAATACATACCGGTGACATACAGGTGCATGAGGATCTATTGGAGGGTCATCTGTGTTTGGCCAAAGAATTGATGTTCTTTTTGTCGCCAGAGACCAAGGCCCAACTTACCGATTTGATCGACGAGattattgatatatttctcTTTCCGGCTTCACGTGAATACCTGCACTTGCGTAAGTTCAACAAATTGCGAAATCCAACATCACCCCCACCCGTTTGTCGTAGTCCCCACACCATAGCGGCGGCTTGCGATTTCTTGATAGCACTTTGCCAGAATTGTGTTCCTAACATGAAATTGCTGACCAACACGCTGATCGATTTCGTGTGCACCGATACGGATCCGTTACGTGAATGGGACTTTCTACCGCCGGTTGGTCCACGACCTGTCAAAGGTTTTTGTGGTTTGAAAAATGCTGGCGCTACATGCTACATGAATTCGGTGTTGCAACAATTGTATATGGTGCCATCTATACGCGTCGGCATACTGAAGGCTGACGGTGCGGCTACAATTGAGAATGAAGATTTCAGCGGTGAAACTGATGTGGCTAGCATAAATAGTGCGCTATTCTCCAGTGCCGGTAACGGTGAAGATAATAGCAGCGGCACAGATGTGCGAAAAAACTATCACGTAgtcatattaaaatatgtgcaGGCGATATTTGGCCATCTGGGTCACAGTTCGTTGCAATACTATGTGCCACGTGGCTTGTGGGCATATTTTAA acTACAAGGTGAACCGGTTAATTTGCGTGAGCAACAAGATGCAGTTGAATTCTTTATGTCGCTCTTCGAAAGTCTAGATGAAGGTCTCAAGGCATTGGGCCATACGCAATTGATGAACGCCACGTTGGGTGGTTCGTTTAGCGATCAGAAGATTTGCCAGGAATGCCCGCATCGCTATTCCAAGGAGGAGCCGTTCAGTGTGTTCAGCGTGGATATACGAAATCATAGCTCATTAACAGAATCACTGGAGCAGTATGTCAAAGGGGAACTGTTAGAGGGCGCTGATGCATACCACTGTGATAAATGTGATAAAAAA GTAGTTACAATTAAGCGGTTGTGTGTAAAAAAACTACCGCCTGTGTTAGCCATTCAATTAAAGCGTTTCGAATACGATTACGAGCGCGTTTGCGCCATTAAATTTAATGATTACTTTGAGTTCCCACGCGTTCTTGACATGGAACCGTATACAG TTTCTGGCTTAGCCAAATTGGAGGGTGAAGTCATTGAGGTGGGTGATAATTGCCAATCGAATGGCGTAACAACCAAATATGAGTTAAGTGGCATTGTGGTACATAGCGGACAGGCTTCCGGTGGCcattattttagttatatacTCTCTAA AAATCCCTCCACTGGCAATGAACAATGGTATAAATTCGATGACGGCGAAGTGAGTGAATGTAAAATGCACGAAGATGAAGAATTGAAAGCACAATGCTTCGGTGGCGATTACATGGGCGAAATTTACGATAATAATTTGAAGCGCATGCAATACCGGCGACAGAAGCGTTGGTGGAATGCATATATGCTTTTCTATACGCGTTGCGATCAAAAACCCATACAATTCGAACCGTGTGTGGAGCAATTGTCATTGGCCGAAAGTCGTAATTTTGTTTTACCGCTGCCAAAACCAATCGAACGCAGCGTGCG TCATCAAAATGTGCGATTTTTACACTCGAAGAGTATTTTCTCGgtggaattttttaatttcattaaaaaattagttagCTGTAGTATACCTTCAACACGTCCGGACAAAATG ACACCAGCTGCTGAGGAGCTTTCATTGCTAGGCGTTCAACTAGCATCGCAATTCTTATTTCACACAGGTTTTAGAACGAAAAAATCGTTGCGTGGACCGGTTATTGAGTG GTACGATACTTTATCACATCACATTCGTTTTTCTTCGCTCGTGCGCAAATGGTTCGCCGCCAATGCTCTACTAAATCCATCATCCCGTTTGGGTGAATATATACTAATGGCACCATCGCCGGAAGTTCGCactgtatttgtcaaattgGTGGTTTTCTTCTGTCACTTTGCCATAGCCGACGAGCCGCTGGCTGGCTACGAAGGCAGCAATTTGTGTGAACAGATTTTAATAAGCGTTTTGGATTTGTTGAAGTGTGAAGCCGTCGATTATGGCAAACATTTGCCGCACTACTTTAGTCTATTCAGCATGTATGTGGGCTTGGGCACACCGGAAAAGCAACAACTATTGAAG TTAAATGTGCCGTTTATATTCATGCAAGTCGCTTTGGACGAGGGTCCCGGTCCATCGATAAAGTATCAATATCCCGAACTGAGCAAACTGCATCAGGTGGTTTCGCATTTAATACGTTGCAGCGATATTTCTGACAAATGCCAGAACTCGAATCAAAATGCACAACCACTTGAGAATCCATTTAAGGATTCAAATATTAGGCGTGAAGAATTGGTGCCATTATCTCCAGAATGTTCTGACATACTCTTCAATCGAACGGG TTATATTAAGAAACTAATCGAGGATACAGCTGTTGGCGAGGAGGGCATCAAATTGTTGCAGTATTGCAGCTGGGAGAATCCACATTTCTCACGTGCTGTATTAACCGAACTGTTGTGGCAATGCGGTTTCGCCTACTGTCACGATATGCGCCATCATACCGAATTGCTGTTGCATATATTGCTAATCGAAGATTCGTGGCAACACCATCGCATACATAATGCCCTCAACGGCGTGGCGGAGGAACGCGAAGGTCTGCTGGAGACGATACAGCGCACAAAGACGCATTACCAAAAGCGCGCATACCAAATAATCAAATGCCTTACACAACTATTCCACAAATCACAAGTGGCCCTACAGATGCTTAATTCGAATGCCAGTATTGCACGGCATTGGACCATGGCAGTGGAGTGGTTGCAAGATGAATTGGATCGGCAACGCAGTTGTCAATACAATTCGTATTCGTGGTCACCACCGGCCCAGAGCAACGATAACACAAATGGCTATATGCTGGAACGTTCACAATCCGCTAAGAATACGTgcaccatggcgtatgagttgTGTCCCGAAGAG GAACAAGAGGAGACCAATGAGTCGGATATTGAGCCGACTGATGAGTCacaacgacagcaacaacaacaacagcagcagcagcaacaaattgCACAGACGCTGCAGGCACCCGGTGCGGGTGATGCGTTAACAAGTGATACAGTACCCGCTAGTCCAGTACACAAACCGTTTATGGTGGGACCGGtgaacagcagcagcagcaccacCGGCTATTGGACTGCTGCGAATACATTTGCGGTTGATAgtcatacaacaacaactacaaccacTTCGACCACCAGTAGTGGTGGTGGTGTTTTGACTGCGGTAAATAGCACGGaaccacaacagcaacaacaacaacagcaagctaACACAGATGCAAACATAAACGGTTTGACGTCCAGTGTGAAACAGCTGACGCTCTCCCCTAAAACG